The following proteins come from a genomic window of Actinopolyspora saharensis:
- the kduI gene encoding 5-dehydro-4-deoxy-D-glucuronate isomerase: protein MDVRHPTHPEQIPTFDTAALRGHYLVEDLFEPGAIRTVYSHQDRVVLGGAVPQPGSPLQLETEPPLRSEYFCERRELGILSLGQGTVTVDGSTYELDHRDCLYVGRGTRSVTFDSSAGGHFYLASTPAHTTYPTSVARHADTVPAKLGDPATANVRELRKYVHPDGIHSCELVMGVTELAEGSIWNTMPCHTHDRRTECYLYFDLPEEHRVIHLLGQPHETRSMIVRNEQAVISPSWSVHSGAGTHRYGFVWAMAGENQAFTDMDHVAIDELR, encoded by the coding sequence ATGGACGTCAGGCACCCCACGCACCCCGAGCAGATCCCGACCTTCGACACCGCGGCGCTGCGCGGGCATTACCTCGTCGAGGACCTGTTCGAGCCGGGCGCGATCCGCACGGTCTACTCCCACCAGGACCGGGTCGTCCTCGGCGGTGCGGTGCCACAACCGGGCTCCCCGCTGCAGCTGGAAACCGAGCCCCCGCTGCGCAGCGAGTACTTCTGCGAACGCCGGGAACTCGGCATCCTGTCCCTGGGGCAGGGGACGGTGACCGTCGACGGCAGCACCTACGAGCTCGACCACCGCGACTGCCTCTACGTCGGCCGCGGCACGCGATCCGTCACGTTCGACAGCTCCGCGGGAGGCCACTTCTACCTGGCCTCCACCCCGGCGCACACCACCTACCCGACCAGCGTGGCCCGGCACGCGGACACGGTCCCGGCCAAACTCGGCGACCCCGCCACCGCCAACGTCCGCGAGCTGCGCAAATACGTCCACCCCGACGGGATCCACTCCTGCGAACTCGTCATGGGCGTCACTGAGCTCGCCGAGGGCAGCATCTGGAACACGATGCCCTGCCACACCCACGACCGGCGCACCGAGTGCTACCTCTACTTCGACCTGCCCGAGGAGCACCGGGTGATCCACCTGCTCGGCCAGCCCCACGAGACCCGCAGCATGATCGTGCGCAACGAACAGGCCGTGATCTCGCCGAGCTGGTCGGTCCACAGCGGAGCCGGCACCCACCGCTACGGTTTCGTGTGGGCGATGGCCGGGGAGAACCAGGCGTTCACGGACATGGACCACGTCGCCATCGACGAGCTGCGCTGA
- a CDS encoding SDR family oxidoreductase — MAGSMLITGAGNGFGREVALRLAERDHDVIAGVEVVAQVADLRAEAANRGADLRVEKLDVTDPGDRAKAWSWDVDVLLHNAGTAEGGAVADIPAEHLRRQFEVNTFGPVLLTQGFARAMAAKGAGRIVFMSSIAGVITDAFTGTYSASKHALEAFAEALNQELAEFGVAIATVNPGPYLTGFNDTAMERWKEWRDDPSRRMFDYENLAFPRKQFDPEPVFEKTIEVLTGGTDRYRNVVPAEMEGPVRTQQDAVWDRKQNDGSGTRGELVQQAYDMAPATPAD, encoded by the coding sequence ATGGCGGGAAGCATGCTCATCACGGGAGCGGGCAACGGATTCGGCAGGGAGGTCGCGTTGCGGCTGGCCGAGCGGGACCACGACGTGATCGCGGGTGTCGAGGTCGTCGCCCAGGTCGCGGACCTGCGTGCCGAGGCCGCGAACCGCGGCGCCGACCTGCGCGTGGAGAAGTTGGACGTGACCGACCCCGGTGATCGGGCGAAGGCCTGGTCCTGGGACGTGGACGTGCTGCTCCACAACGCCGGCACCGCCGAGGGCGGTGCGGTCGCCGACATCCCCGCGGAGCACCTGCGCCGCCAGTTCGAGGTCAACACCTTCGGCCCCGTGCTGCTCACCCAGGGGTTCGCCCGCGCGATGGCGGCGAAGGGGGCGGGCAGGATCGTGTTCATGTCCTCGATCGCCGGGGTGATCACCGACGCGTTCACGGGAACCTACTCCGCTTCCAAGCACGCCCTGGAGGCGTTCGCCGAGGCACTGAACCAGGAACTGGCCGAGTTCGGGGTCGCGATCGCCACCGTCAACCCCGGCCCTTACCTGACCGGGTTCAACGACACGGCGATGGAGCGCTGGAAGGAGTGGCGCGACGACCCGTCGAGGCGGATGTTCGACTACGAGAACCTGGCATTCCCTCGCAAGCAGTTCGATCCCGAGCCCGTGTTCGAGAAGACCATCGAGGTGCTGACCGGAGGTACCGACCGGTACCGCAACGTGGTACCCGCCGAGATGGAGGGCCCGGTTCGCACTCAGCAGGACGCCGTGTGGGACCGCAAGCAGAACGACGGTTCCGGCACGCGCGGTGAACTCGTCCAGCAGGCCTACGACATGGCCCCGGCCACTCCCGCGGACTGA
- a CDS encoding dienelactone hydrolase family protein, translated as MTAVRATSVDIPTPDGVADAYLAHPDDNAAHPAVLFYMDAFGLRPHLNGMADRLASHGYTVVVPNVFYRHGRTPVVELPEFIDPGQRPEIFDKIGPIMQDLTPDRAVRDAGAYLEWISTRPEAANGPVGVTGYCMGAALSLRTAAAYPDRVAAAAGFHGGGLATEDPDSPHRLAENITAELYFGHADQDHALPPEQIERLNQALTEAGVRYRAEVYEGAAHGYTQADTASYNQDAAERHWTELLALFDRTLTSAA; from the coding sequence ATGACCGCCGTACGAGCAACCTCGGTGGACATTCCCACTCCGGACGGCGTGGCCGATGCCTACCTCGCCCACCCGGACGACAACGCCGCCCACCCGGCCGTGCTGTTCTACATGGACGCCTTCGGGCTGCGCCCGCACCTGAACGGGATGGCCGACCGGCTCGCCTCCCACGGCTACACCGTCGTGGTGCCCAACGTGTTCTACCGGCACGGCCGCACCCCGGTGGTCGAGCTGCCCGAGTTCATCGACCCCGGCCAGCGCCCCGAGATCTTCGACAAGATCGGCCCGATCATGCAGGACCTCACCCCGGACCGCGCGGTGCGCGACGCCGGGGCCTACCTCGAGTGGATCTCGACCCGCCCGGAGGCCGCCAACGGCCCCGTCGGCGTCACCGGCTACTGCATGGGCGCCGCGCTGTCCCTGCGCACCGCCGCCGCCTACCCCGACCGGGTCGCCGCGGCCGCGGGCTTCCACGGTGGGGGACTGGCCACGGAGGACCCGGACAGCCCGCACCGGCTCGCCGAGAACATCACCGCCGAGCTGTACTTCGGACACGCCGACCAGGACCACGCGCTGCCGCCCGAGCAGATCGAGCGGCTCAACCAGGCGCTCACGGAAGCAGGAGTGCGCTACCGCGCCGAGGTCTACGAGGGCGCCGCCCACGGCTACACCCAGGCCGACACCGCCAGCTACAACCAGGACGCCGCCGAGCGGCACTGGACGGAGCTGCTGGCCCTGTTCGACCGCACCCTGACCAGCGCCGCGTGA
- a CDS encoding lasso peptide biosynthesis PqqD family chaperone — protein sequence MVELAARVILTETEHGTVLLDEHTGRYWMTNATGRTVLRSFAAGGTVLDAAAALCAAHTGVTMDDAERDAAALLEQLRRSGLVLP from the coding sequence ATGGTTGAGCTCGCTGCTCGGGTGATCCTGACGGAGACCGAGCACGGGACGGTGCTGCTGGACGAGCACACGGGACGGTACTGGATGACCAACGCAACGGGGAGGACCGTGCTGCGTTCCTTCGCCGCGGGCGGGACGGTGCTGGACGCGGCCGCGGCGCTGTGCGCCGCGCACACGGGGGTGACCATGGACGACGCCGAGCGCGACGCGGCGGCGCTGCTCGAGCAGCTGCGACGTTCCGGGCTGGTGCTGCCATGA
- a CDS encoding lasso RiPP family leader peptide-containing protein, with amino-acid sequence MREEIVRQEAVDVEGGVYDPPRMVEVGSFNDLTRIKTAGNYIDSPYGVWCVGNCG; translated from the coding sequence ATGAGAGAAGAAATCGTGAGACAGGAGGCTGTCGACGTCGAGGGCGGTGTGTACGATCCGCCCCGCATGGTCGAGGTCGGCTCGTTCAACGATCTGACCAGGATAAAGACCGCGGGCAACTACATCGACAGTCCGTACGGCGTTTGGTGCGTCGGCAACTGCGGATAA
- a CDS encoding ATP-binding cassette domain-containing protein, whose translation MAAVRCENLRKRFGGVDAVAGIDLAVAEGEKFAFLGPNGAGKTTTVNMLATLLRPTGGAATVAGFDVTCSPDRVRERIGLVFQEQVSDGDLTVEENLLLHSVLYGVPRHAARKRMAALLELMGLADRGRHNVTTLSGGMRRRLEIARCLMHNPRVLFLDEPTAGLDPHARVLVWELLDRLRDEQGITLFLTTHYLAEAERCDRVAILDAGALVAEGSPQELEATIGADVVQLRTGDDALAARNARCRLGVEVSGGAEGLRIHAADGPELVPRLCSDLGVRVDAVSVSRPSLEDVFMHYTGRSLQE comes from the coding sequence ATGGCGGCGGTGCGGTGCGAGAACCTGCGCAAGCGCTTCGGAGGGGTGGACGCCGTCGCCGGCATCGACCTCGCGGTCGCGGAAGGGGAGAAGTTCGCCTTCCTCGGGCCGAACGGTGCGGGCAAGACCACGACCGTGAACATGCTCGCCACGTTGCTGCGGCCGACGGGAGGCGCCGCCACCGTCGCCGGTTTCGACGTGACGTGCTCGCCCGACCGGGTGCGTGAGCGGATCGGTCTCGTGTTCCAGGAGCAGGTCAGCGACGGCGATCTGACGGTGGAGGAGAACCTCCTGCTGCACTCCGTGCTCTACGGGGTGCCGCGCCACGCGGCGCGGAAGCGGATGGCCGCGCTGCTCGAGCTGATGGGGCTGGCCGACCGCGGCCGGCACAACGTGACGACCCTGTCCGGGGGGATGCGGCGCCGCTTGGAGATCGCGCGCTGCCTGATGCACAACCCGCGGGTGCTGTTCTTGGACGAGCCCACGGCCGGGCTGGACCCGCACGCGCGGGTGCTGGTGTGGGAGCTGCTCGACCGGCTCCGGGACGAGCAGGGCATCACGCTGTTTCTGACCACGCACTACCTGGCCGAGGCCGAGCGGTGCGATCGGGTCGCCATCCTGGACGCGGGGGCGCTGGTCGCCGAGGGCTCGCCGCAGGAGCTCGAAGCGACCATCGGCGCCGATGTGGTGCAACTGCGCACCGGTGACGACGCGTTGGCCGCGCGCAACGCCCGCTGCCGCCTGGGCGTGGAGGTCTCCGGCGGTGCCGAGGGGCTGCGGATACACGCGGCGGACGGGCCGGAGCTGGTGCCGCGGCTGTGCTCCGACCTCGGGGTCCGGGTGGATGCCGTGTCGGTGTCCAGACCCAGCCTCGAAGACGTGTTCATGCACTACACCGGCCGTTCGCTGCAGGAGTAG
- a CDS encoding L-lactate permease — protein MSALLALFPLLVLLSLLGVFRWKAHWAGVATFGVSLLIAVGVYGMPPLMAVDAGLYGAAQSVLIILWLTFNAIWIYNLTVHSGHFAVLRRAFSSVGEDIRIQAIVIAFSFGALLEALAGGGGPVAICSVMLIALGVRPLKAATLTLIANTAPVAFGGMGNPITVLGEVTGLPADQFGAMAGRQVSLLAIVVPFVLVFVADGRRGLRQAWPGALVGGVTFAVAQFVSSMLAYQLADIIAAIASALALLVLLRVWKPAGEPVTAASIAGGGGEIEEPTRERDSRSDVLRAFAPYVVIIAVFSLVRFDALRAVLDSIGTTFAWPGLDVVTASGAAVDTSYEFAIGSATGSLLLLSGLLSLPFLRVGPRDAVLVWGRTVRQFGWAILAILSVFALSYVMNMSGQIATLGAWLADTGPFFAFLSPIVGWFGVAITGTDAGANALFGKLQTTAAERIGADPVLLGAANSSGGVMAKMISPQNLAVGTAAVGLVGQEGVLFRRIFGWSLLLLLVVCTLVFLQSTPVLGWMVP, from the coding sequence GTGTCAGCCTTACTCGCCCTGTTCCCCCTGCTCGTGCTGTTGAGCCTGCTCGGTGTTTTCCGCTGGAAGGCGCACTGGGCCGGTGTGGCGACGTTCGGTGTCTCGCTGCTGATCGCGGTCGGCGTTTACGGAATGCCGCCGCTGATGGCGGTCGATGCGGGGCTGTACGGCGCGGCGCAGAGCGTGCTGATCATTCTGTGGCTGACGTTCAACGCCATCTGGATCTACAATCTCACCGTGCACAGCGGCCATTTCGCGGTGCTGCGGCGGGCGTTTTCCTCGGTCGGCGAGGACATTCGCATCCAGGCGATCGTCATCGCCTTCTCCTTCGGCGCGCTGCTGGAGGCGCTGGCCGGGGGAGGTGGTCCGGTCGCGATCTGCTCGGTGATGCTCATCGCCCTGGGGGTGCGGCCGTTGAAGGCGGCGACCCTGACGCTGATCGCCAACACCGCGCCGGTGGCCTTCGGCGGCATGGGCAACCCGATCACGGTGCTCGGCGAGGTCACCGGTCTTCCGGCGGATCAGTTCGGGGCGATGGCCGGTCGTCAGGTCTCGCTGCTGGCGATCGTGGTCCCGTTCGTGCTGGTGTTCGTCGCCGACGGCAGGCGTGGTCTGCGCCAGGCGTGGCCGGGGGCGCTGGTCGGGGGAGTGACCTTCGCGGTGGCCCAGTTCGTCAGCTCGATGCTGGCCTACCAGCTGGCCGACATCATCGCCGCGATCGCCTCGGCGCTGGCGCTGCTGGTGCTGCTGCGTGTGTGGAAGCCCGCGGGCGAGCCGGTGACCGCGGCGTCCATCGCCGGTGGTGGTGGCGAGATCGAGGAGCCCACGCGCGAGCGGGACTCGCGGTCGGACGTCCTGCGCGCCTTCGCCCCCTACGTGGTCATCATCGCGGTGTTCTCCCTGGTGCGGTTCGACGCGCTCCGGGCGGTGCTGGACTCGATCGGCACCACGTTCGCCTGGCCCGGTCTGGACGTCGTCACGGCCTCGGGGGCGGCCGTGGACACCAGCTACGAGTTCGCCATCGGCTCGGCCACCGGCAGTCTGCTGCTGCTGTCCGGGCTGTTGTCCCTGCCGTTCCTGCGGGTCGGACCGCGGGACGCGGTGCTGGTGTGGGGCCGGACGGTGCGCCAGTTCGGCTGGGCGATCCTGGCGATCCTGTCGGTGTTCGCCCTGTCCTACGTGATGAACATGTCCGGGCAGATCGCCACGCTGGGAGCGTGGTTGGCCGACACCGGCCCCTTCTTCGCGTTCCTGTCGCCGATCGTGGGCTGGTTCGGCGTGGCGATCACCGGCACCGACGCGGGCGCGAACGCCCTGTTCGGCAAGCTGCAGACCACGGCGGCCGAGCGGATCGGTGCCGATCCGGTCCTGCTCGGTGCGGCCAACTCCTCCGGTGGCGTGATGGCCAAGATGATCTCGCCGCAGAACCTGGCCGTGGGCACCGCGGCGGTCGGGCTGGTCGGTCAGGAAGGTGTGCTGTTCCGCCGCATCTTCGGCTGGAGCCTGCTGTTGCTGCTGGTCGTGTGCACGCTGGTCTTCCTGCAGTCCACGCCGGTGCTGGGCTGGATGGTCCCGTAG
- a CDS encoding ABC transporter permease, with protein sequence MTQIQSTDLDVERMYGHEALHRGIRHELRSVLALWRRELVRTLRNRVQLFFTLLSPLLFLVVIGTGVDTIAARAGGTDMYLTFLFPGILVFAVQATSISAGLSLVRDRESGLLRGMLVAPVHRASLVVGKCLGGATAAAAQGALLLSLAGFVGLSYHPGVLVLLFLVLTLISVSITAVGALGAVTVRRAETFQSMVAVMLMPMYLLSGAMFSVRMLPDWLAPLVLLNPLTYAVDALRRTAVLGADAGGSAMSDFVRWGEWVPPVGLEIAAMCVLSVAALALATRRFARGE encoded by the coding sequence TTGACCCAGATCCAGAGCACCGATCTCGACGTCGAACGGATGTACGGCCACGAGGCGCTGCACCGGGGGATCCGCCACGAGCTGCGCAGCGTGCTCGCGCTCTGGCGGCGCGAGCTGGTGCGCACGCTGCGCAACCGGGTGCAGTTGTTCTTCACGTTGCTGAGTCCGCTGCTGTTTCTGGTAGTCATCGGCACCGGGGTGGACACGATCGCCGCGCGGGCCGGTGGCACGGACATGTATCTGACCTTCTTGTTCCCCGGGATACTGGTGTTCGCGGTGCAGGCCACCTCGATCTCGGCGGGGCTGTCGCTGGTGCGGGACCGCGAGTCCGGGCTGCTGCGCGGGATGCTGGTGGCCCCGGTGCACCGGGCGAGCCTGGTGGTCGGGAAGTGCCTGGGCGGGGCCACGGCGGCCGCTGCCCAGGGGGCGCTGCTGCTGTCGCTGGCCGGGTTCGTCGGCTTGTCCTACCACCCCGGGGTGCTGGTCCTGCTGTTCTTGGTCCTGACGCTGATCTCGGTGTCCATCACCGCCGTGGGGGCGCTCGGAGCCGTGACCGTCAGGCGGGCCGAGACCTTCCAGTCCATGGTGGCGGTCATGCTGATGCCGATGTACCTGCTGTCCGGGGCGATGTTCTCGGTCCGGATGCTGCCGGACTGGTTGGCCCCGCTGGTGCTGCTGAACCCGTTGACCTACGCGGTGGACGCGTTGCGCCGCACCGCCGTGCTGGGGGCGGATGCTGGTGGTTCGGCGATGTCGGACTTCGTGCGCTGGGGGGAGTGGGTGCCGCCCGTCGGGTTGGAGATAGCCGCGATGTGCGTGTTGAGCGTCGCGGCGCTGGCTCTGGCGACCCGCCGCTTCGCCCGCGGCGAGTAG
- a CDS encoding IclR family transcriptional regulator, whose translation MSTQPPFEEPGATPKALRVLESLTEHSRVSDLATATGLPKSTVHRLLKVLVEMGFVGTDGAGNYRVGSRAVRLANRVIDRFDLTTQAEPALSRLRNETGCTVHFALRTGGELFYTHKKEPDKPYRMSSRVGMSLPWHSSSIGKAVMAAMPAEELDALLDTLPLEARTPYTLTTREALTAQLEHTRHTGYAVDDGENEDGIRCVGAAVRDHTATVMGGVSISTLSLEHSMHDLVLLAPTVTRAATIVSSSLGYPG comes from the coding sequence GTGAGCACCCAACCCCCCTTCGAGGAGCCGGGCGCGACCCCCAAGGCGCTGCGCGTCCTCGAATCCCTCACCGAACACAGCCGAGTCAGCGATCTGGCCACAGCCACCGGACTGCCCAAGTCCACTGTGCACCGATTGCTGAAGGTCCTCGTCGAGATGGGGTTCGTCGGCACGGACGGGGCGGGCAACTACCGGGTCGGCAGCCGGGCGGTCCGCCTGGCCAACCGGGTGATCGACCGCTTCGACCTGACCACGCAGGCCGAGCCCGCCCTGTCCAGGCTGCGGAACGAGACCGGCTGCACCGTGCACTTCGCACTGCGCACCGGCGGCGAACTGTTCTACACCCACAAGAAGGAACCGGACAAACCGTACCGGATGAGTTCGCGGGTCGGGATGAGCCTGCCGTGGCACAGCAGCTCCATCGGCAAGGCGGTCATGGCCGCGATGCCCGCCGAAGAACTCGACGCCCTGCTGGACACGCTCCCCCTGGAGGCGAGAACACCGTACACGCTGACCACGCGCGAAGCGCTCACCGCGCAACTCGAGCACACGCGCCACACCGGCTACGCCGTCGACGACGGGGAGAACGAGGACGGCATCCGCTGCGTGGGCGCCGCCGTCCGCGACCACACCGCCACGGTCATGGGCGGAGTCAGCATCTCCACGCTCTCGCTGGAGCACAGCATGCACGACCTCGTCCTGCTCGCCCCCACCGTGACCCGCGCCGCCACCATCGTCTCCAGCTCACTCGGCTACCCGGGCTGA
- a CDS encoding glucose 1-dehydrogenase, producing the protein MSTDLFSLSGRTALVTGARTGIGRAVALGLSAAGADLVLLGHNDDLDEVAGQARAQGSAVRQVAADLTDPQHARELLEPVVAEHRIDVLVNNAGTIHREPATEVDLADWRRVLDINTDSVFALSQLVGSGMVERGHGRIINIASLLSFQGGKGVPAYAASKHAVAGLTKALANEWGPHGVRVNAIAPGYIATNNTAALRADPTREPEIRGRIPAGRWGTPEDLSGAAVFLASEAANYVNGHVLAVDGGWMSR; encoded by the coding sequence ATGAGTACCGACCTGTTCTCCCTGAGCGGGCGCACCGCTCTGGTGACGGGAGCACGCACCGGCATCGGACGGGCCGTGGCCCTGGGCCTGTCCGCGGCCGGGGCCGACCTGGTCCTGCTCGGACACAACGACGACCTCGACGAGGTTGCCGGCCAGGCCCGCGCCCAGGGCAGCGCGGTGCGCCAGGTCGCCGCCGACCTCACCGACCCCCAGCACGCGCGCGAACTGCTGGAACCGGTCGTGGCCGAGCACCGGATCGACGTGCTGGTCAACAACGCCGGAACCATCCACCGCGAACCCGCCACCGAGGTCGACCTGGCCGACTGGCGCCGAGTGCTCGACATCAACACCGACTCGGTGTTCGCGCTCAGCCAGCTCGTCGGCAGCGGCATGGTCGAACGCGGGCACGGCAGGATCATCAACATCGCCTCCCTGCTGTCGTTCCAGGGCGGCAAGGGCGTGCCCGCCTACGCCGCCTCCAAGCACGCCGTGGCGGGGCTGACCAAGGCCCTGGCCAACGAGTGGGGCCCGCACGGGGTGCGGGTGAACGCGATCGCCCCCGGCTACATCGCCACCAACAACACCGCCGCCCTGCGCGCCGACCCCACCCGCGAGCCGGAGATCCGGGGACGCATCCCCGCGGGGCGCTGGGGCACCCCCGAGGACCTCAGCGGTGCGGCGGTGTTTCTGGCCTCGGAGGCGGCGAACTACGTCAACGGACACGTGCTCGCGGTCGACGGTGGCTGGATGAGCAGGTGA
- a CDS encoding asparagine synthase-related protein, protein MVLPDHPVGPSLLSGLNWWGAQVLRHASGRPWLVGRWEEEAVCHVSAGENGLVLLGRGDVDPETLRRRIARIRDVEGLDGVLRGLVGCFHAVASLDGALRVQGNLSGIRQVFHANVSGVTVAADRPERIAALAGSDIDERALPLRMLVPYGPPWPLKDTCLWRGVHAVTGGEYLRVDPAGVGATVRWWRPPEPEVPLERGRQVIREALFDAVSSCGGQNGSVPTSFDLSGGMDSTSLCFLADEAGLKFSTVHCEAADPANEDAEWASRCRSLIGATEHRVLSPESWSGFYGEVSTPDRHGPSLESPYIQVSRCYVEHLAEVSARTGAVRHVGGHGSDELFRTEMTFLNAFFRQSPARALACLRRTRANRRMSPGRTLRSLRAPAEFSEWLRRSGETVAEGVGAPEVGWDHQAKMPDWATGRAVSLVREAFARAAAAPPATFGSTALQHEMLMQAQSNGATVRQCSRIAEPYGVSFEAPYIDDNVIEAAMSVRLEDRVRAERNKPVLAAAMAGIVPREFLERDYKGVGNRDMYRSLRRHRAAMAGLCRDSRLTRLGFLDPERLRSTLFGLHPSLTSVIPLQPTLACELWLRSEAVEKRLWPRE, encoded by the coding sequence GTGGTGCTTCCGGACCATCCGGTGGGGCCGTCGCTTCTTTCCGGGTTGAACTGGTGGGGCGCGCAGGTGCTGCGGCACGCCTCCGGGCGGCCCTGGCTGGTCGGTCGCTGGGAGGAGGAGGCGGTCTGTCACGTCTCGGCGGGGGAGAACGGGCTGGTGCTGCTGGGGCGCGGCGACGTCGACCCGGAAACGCTGCGAAGACGGATCGCCCGGATCCGCGACGTCGAGGGGTTGGACGGTGTGCTGCGCGGGTTGGTGGGGTGCTTCCACGCTGTGGCCTCCCTCGATGGTGCGCTGCGCGTTCAGGGGAACCTGTCCGGGATCCGCCAGGTTTTCCACGCGAACGTCTCGGGCGTGACCGTGGCCGCCGACCGCCCGGAACGGATCGCCGCGCTGGCGGGCTCCGACATCGACGAGCGGGCACTGCCGCTGCGCATGCTGGTCCCGTACGGGCCGCCGTGGCCGTTGAAGGACACGTGCCTGTGGCGCGGTGTCCACGCCGTGACCGGGGGCGAGTACCTGCGCGTGGACCCCGCCGGGGTGGGCGCGACCGTGCGCTGGTGGCGACCGCCCGAGCCCGAGGTTCCGCTGGAGCGGGGCAGGCAGGTGATCCGGGAGGCGCTCTTCGACGCGGTGTCCTCCTGCGGCGGGCAGAACGGCTCGGTGCCGACGAGTTTCGACCTCTCGGGAGGGATGGACTCGACGAGCTTGTGCTTTCTGGCCGACGAGGCCGGACTGAAGTTCTCGACCGTGCACTGCGAGGCCGCCGACCCGGCGAACGAGGACGCCGAGTGGGCGAGCCGGTGTCGTTCGCTGATCGGCGCCACCGAGCACCGCGTCCTCTCCCCCGAGAGCTGGTCGGGTTTCTACGGTGAGGTCTCCACTCCGGACCGGCACGGTCCGAGCCTGGAGTCGCCCTACATCCAGGTGAGCCGCTGCTACGTCGAGCACCTCGCCGAGGTGTCCGCCCGGACCGGTGCCGTTCGGCACGTCGGCGGGCACGGATCGGACGAGCTGTTCCGCACGGAGATGACCTTCCTCAACGCCTTCTTCCGGCAGAGCCCCGCTCGTGCGCTCGCCTGCTTGCGGCGGACGCGAGCGAACCGGCGCATGTCCCCGGGCAGAACGCTGCGCTCGCTGCGCGCTCCCGCCGAGTTCTCCGAGTGGCTGCGGCGGTCCGGCGAGACCGTCGCGGAAGGGGTGGGCGCTCCCGAGGTGGGCTGGGACCACCAGGCCAAGATGCCGGACTGGGCCACCGGGCGGGCGGTCTCGCTCGTGCGGGAGGCCTTCGCGAGGGCGGCGGCCGCTCCTCCCGCCACGTTCGGAAGCACGGCGCTGCAGCACGAGATGCTCATGCAGGCCCAGTCCAACGGGGCGACGGTTCGGCAGTGCTCGCGGATCGCCGAGCCCTACGGGGTCTCGTTCGAGGCTCCCTACATCGACGACAACGTGATCGAGGCGGCCATGTCCGTGCGGCTGGAGGACCGGGTGCGGGCCGAGCGCAACAAGCCGGTGCTGGCCGCGGCCATGGCCGGGATCGTGCCGCGCGAGTTCCTGGAGCGGGACTACAAGGGCGTGGGCAACCGGGACATGTACCGCAGTCTGCGCCGTCACCGCGCCGCGATGGCAGGGCTCTGCCGGGACTCCCGGCTGACCCGGCTCGGGTTCCTCGACCCGGAGAGGCTGCGTTCCACGCTGTTCGGGCTGCACCCGAGTCTGACCTCGGTCATCCCGCTGCAGCCGACGCTGGCCTGTGAACTGTGGCTGCGCTCGGAAGCGGTCGAGAAGCGACTGTGGCCACGGGAGTGA
- a CDS encoding lasso peptide biosynthesis B2 protein: MSVRVTGLKPSAPVPWWIRPIALLAVGLARLLGRAKPAVLRPVLELVRCGAEPAGEADVSRALDAVLEVSVRCGGEWCLQRALACALTCRMTGTWPEWCTGVRLQPFEAHAWVAVDGKPVGENPHTMPHFRTVWSVPPLVERTGRS, translated from the coding sequence ATGAGCGTCCGCGTCACGGGGTTGAAGCCTTCGGCGCCGGTGCCCTGGTGGATACGGCCGATCGCCCTGCTCGCCGTCGGGCTCGCCCGGCTGCTGGGCCGTGCGAAGCCTGCCGTGCTGCGACCCGTGCTGGAGCTGGTGCGGTGCGGTGCCGAACCTGCCGGCGAGGCGGACGTCTCCAGGGCGCTCGACGCCGTGCTCGAGGTCAGCGTCCGCTGTGGTGGGGAGTGGTGTCTGCAGCGGGCGCTCGCCTGCGCGCTGACCTGTCGCATGACGGGGACCTGGCCCGAATGGTGCACCGGGGTGCGGCTGCAGCCGTTCGAAGCGCACGCCTGGGTGGCCGTCGACGGGAAACCGGTGGGCGAGAACCCGCACACCATGCCCCACTTTCGCACGGTCTGGTCGGTTCCGCCGCTGGTCGAGCGGACGGGGCGATCGTGA